GCCGGGACGCCGGGCGGTCTGTCCCCCCTCAGAACCACTCCGGGCGCATCTCGCTCGTGGTGCGGTCGGCGCTGGCGAGGAGCTCGGCCCACTCGCGCACGCGCGGCAGGTCGAAGCGGGCGAAGTAGCGCGCGGCCTGCACCTTGCCCTGGTAGAAGTCGGCGCCCTCGCCCCGGGCTTCCGGCAGCGCGCGGGCCGACACCGCCGCTTGCCGCAGCCACATCCAGCCCACCACCGTCATGCCCAGCATCTCGAGGGCCGCGTTCGCGTTGGCGAGGAAGAGGTCGGGGCCGAGGTCGGCGGCGCGGCCCAGGTGGGTCTGGAGGGCGGCGCGGCTGTGGTCGATGGCCGTTCGCAGCGCCGTGCGGATCTCATCCAATTCGGGGAGGCCGGCGCTCGCCTGAAGGTCGGCCTCCATCCGCTCCAGCAGGACCGTCAGGCCGCGCCCGCCCGCCTGCGTGATCTTGCGCCCGAGCAGGTCATTGGCCTGGATGCCCTCAGTGCCCTCGTGGATGGGGTTGAGGCGGTTGTCGCGGTAGTACATCTCGACGGGCGAGTCGCGCACGTAGCCGGCGCCGCCCATCACCTGAATCGCGTCGCTGAGGGCCTCCTGGCTGTATTTGCTCGGCCACGACTTCACGATGGGGGTGAGCAGGTCGAGCAGCAGCGACACGTCCTCCTTGTCCGCCTCCTCCCCTGTTTGCAGGTCGTCCACGAGGGAAGCCGCGTAGAGGCCGAGCGCGAGGCCGCCCTCCACGTAGCCTTTCTGGCGCAGCAGCATCCGCTTCACGTCGGCGTGTTCGATGATCGGGACGGACGGGGCGTGGGGGTCGCGGTGGCTCGGCAGCCGGCCCTGGCGGCGCTCGCGGGCGTACGCCAGGCTCGCGAGGTAGCCGGCGGTGCCGCTCATGACGGCGCCCATGCCGACGCCGATGCGCGCCTCGTTCATCATGTGGAACATCTGCGCGAGGCCGCGCCCCGGCTCGCCGACGATCTCGCCGACCGTTTCGCCGCCCTCACCGAAATTGAGCAGGGTGTTCGTGGTGCCCCGGTAGCCCATCTTGTGGTTGAGGCCCGCAAGCACGACGTGGTTGCTCTGCCTCGCCTCCCCCTGGCCGACGCTGCCGTCCCCGTTCACCCGGTAGCGCGGCACGAGGAAGAGGCTGATGCCCCTCACTCCCGCCGGCCCGCCTTTGATCCGTGCGAGGACGAGGTGGACGATGTTCTCGGTGAGTTCGTGCTCGCCCGCCGAGATCCACATCTTGGTGCCGGTGATCGCGTAGGTGCCGTCCTCACGCGGCGTCGCGGTCGTCGTGATGTCGGCGAGGCCGGAGCCCGCCTGCGGCTCGGAGAGGGCCATCGTGCCGAACCAGCGCCCCTCGATCAGCGGCAGCATGAAGCGCCGCTGCTGCTCGGGGCTGGCAAAGACCCGTTGCAGGTTGGCGTTGCCGATGGTGAGGAAGGGGTAGCCGCTGCTCCCCACGTTCGCCGCCTGAAAATGCGCCTGCACCGCTTGCGTCATCACCCAGGGCAGTTGCAGCCCACCGAGCTCCTCGTCGTGGTGCGCCGAGAAAAAGCCCGCTTCCCGGAAGGCACGCATCGCTTCTTTCACGGCGGGGACGAGCCGGACCTGGCCGTCCACCACATGCGGCTCGCTCAGGTCAGCCTCGCGGGCGTGGTTGG
Above is a window of Deinococcus reticulitermitis DNA encoding:
- a CDS encoding acyl-CoA dehydrogenase — encoded protein: MAPFLNRRDLHFQLFEVLDTARLPERERFAEHSREVYQDILDLAYNVADKYFANHAREADLSEPHVVDGQVRLVPAVKEAMRAFREAGFFSAHHDEELGGLQLPWVMTQAVQAHFQAANVGSSGYPFLTIGNANLQRVFASPEQQRRFMLPLIEGRWFGTMALSEPQAGSGLADITTTATPREDGTYAITGTKMWISAGEHELTENIVHLVLARIKGGPAGVRGISLFLVPRYRVNGDGSVGQGEARQSNHVVLAGLNHKMGYRGTTNTLLNFGEGGETVGEIVGEPGRGLAQMFHMMNEARIGVGMGAVMSGTAGYLASLAYARERRQGRLPSHRDPHAPSVPIIEHADVKRMLLRQKGYVEGGLALGLYAASLVDDLQTGEEADKEDVSLLLDLLTPIVKSWPSKYSQEALSDAIQVMGGAGYVRDSPVEMYYRDNRLNPIHEGTEGIQANDLLGRKITQAGGRGLTVLLERMEADLQASAGLPELDEIRTALRTAIDHSRAALQTHLGRAADLGPDLFLANANAALEMLGMTVVGWMWLRQAAVSARALPEARGEGADFYQGKVQAARYFARFDLPRVREWAELLASADRTTSEMRPEWF